One Fontisphaera persica DNA window includes the following coding sequences:
- a CDS encoding RHS repeat-associated core domain-containing protein, which produces MIAEVEEVTGEVRTHVWGADLSGTLQGVGLASRDYETGLAGAVGLGEHTPPACALRRLVPQSGIRPVSRKPSSATGQWASQYEYNPFGELLRATGPLAQTFNHLFSTKYFDWENSLSYYGHRYYSPAQGRWPHRDPLGDTGFALLQRPSWKGHSGHNLYAFVGNDPITRLDPLGLWYDSISGYLRSCTELYPYNKKLFCNCMCAPITVPESEEECRKKCEECADLALSIGKGKLDPHGMCLCTCMQANKWAKANKLPTVDCGKICNKVKCKEKEPEVP; this is translated from the coding sequence ATGATCGCCGAAGTCGAAGAAGTGACGGGCGAGGTGCGCACGCACGTGTGGGGGGCGGATTTGTCGGGGACGTTGCAGGGGGTGGGTTTGGCTTCTAGGGATTATGAAACAGGGTTGGCGGGCGCTGTTGGTCTCGGGGAGCACACGCCTCCGGCGTGTGCCCTTCGGCGTCTCGTCCCGCAAAGCGGGATAAGGCCTGTGTCACGAAAGCCAAGTTCGGCCACAGGCCAATGGGCGTCGCAATACGAATACAACCCTTTTGGCGAGCTTCTCCGCGCCACCGGCCCCCTGGCCCAGACCTTCAATCATCTCTTCTCCACCAAATACTTTGACTGGGAAAACAGCCTCTCCTACTACGGCCACCGCTACTACTCCCCCGCCCAGGGCCGTTGGCCACACAGAGACCCTTTGGGAGATACGGGGTTTGCGCTGCTGCAACGGCCAAGCTGGAAAGGGCACTCGGGGCATAACCTCTATGCGTTCGTTGGCAACGACCCGATCACGCGACTGGATCCGCTGGGCTTGTGGTATGACAGCATCTCCGGCTACCTGCGCTCATGCACCGAACTGTATCCCTACAACAAGAAGCTATTCTGTAATTGCATGTGTGCTCCGATTACAGTGCCGGAGTCCGAGGAAGAATGTAGAAAGAAATGCGAAGAGTGTGCCGATCTGGCCTTGTCGATTGGAAAGGGAAAACTCGACCCTCATGGAATGTGCTTGTGTACATGCATGCAAGCCAACAAGTGGGCCAAAGCAAACAAGCTGCCGACAGTGGACTGCGGCAAGATTTGCAACAAGGTCAAATGCAAAGAAAAGGAGCCGGAGGTTCCATGA
- a CDS encoding AAA family ATPase: MAEPAPREKARHTCRKIADNISRVMRGQSAATRKLLAALASGGHVLLEDYPGTGKTTLAKALALSLDAQFKRIQFTPDLLPSDILGVSVYHQREQEFRFVPGPVFANIVLADEINRASPRTQSALLEAMAEGQVSAEGQRHPLPAMFFVMATQNPVEFRGTYPLPEAQMDRFALMFKLGYVSPEEEVAIMTAQQQHHPIEDLRPCATTADVLEVQQAVRQVRVSDELKRYMVELVNATRHAPGVQLGASPRGSLALMKTAQALALMDGLDFVAPEQVREVAVAVLAHRLVMDPQARFAGQTATGVIEEVLKKVPVPA, encoded by the coding sequence ATGGCTGAACCCGCACCAAGGGAAAAGGCGCGCCACACCTGCCGGAAAATTGCCGACAACATCAGCCGCGTCATGCGCGGGCAATCCGCCGCCACGCGGAAGTTGCTGGCGGCGCTGGCCAGCGGCGGGCATGTGTTATTGGAGGATTATCCCGGCACCGGCAAGACAACGCTGGCCAAGGCGCTGGCGTTGAGTCTGGACGCGCAGTTCAAACGCATCCAGTTCACGCCGGATTTGCTGCCGTCCGACATCCTCGGCGTCTCGGTGTATCACCAGCGCGAGCAGGAATTTCGATTTGTGCCGGGGCCGGTGTTTGCCAACATCGTGCTGGCGGATGAAATCAACCGGGCGTCGCCCCGCACGCAATCGGCGCTGCTGGAGGCGATGGCGGAGGGGCAGGTGAGCGCCGAAGGCCAGCGGCATCCACTGCCCGCGATGTTTTTTGTGATGGCCACGCAGAACCCGGTGGAGTTTCGCGGCACCTACCCGCTGCCGGAGGCGCAGATGGACCGTTTCGCGCTGATGTTCAAGCTGGGCTACGTCAGCCCGGAGGAGGAGGTGGCCATCATGACGGCGCAACAGCAGCATCATCCCATTGAGGATTTGCGGCCCTGCGCCACCACCGCCGATGTGCTGGAGGTGCAGCAGGCGGTCCGGCAGGTGCGCGTCAGCGATGAGCTGAAACGGTACATGGTGGAGCTGGTGAACGCGACGCGCCACGCGCCGGGAGTGCAGTTGGGCGCCAGCCCGCGGGGCTCGCTCGCGCTGATGAAAACCGCGCAGGCGCTGGCATTGATGGACGGGCTGGATTTTGTGGCGCCGGAGCAGGTGCGGGAAGTGGCGGTGGCCGTGCTGGCGCACCGGCTGGTGATGGATCCCCAGGCGCGTTTCGCGGGGCAAACTGCCACGGGCGTGATTGAGGAAGTGCTCAAGAAAGTGCCGGTGCCGGCGTGA
- a CDS encoding HEAT repeat domain-containing protein produces MKTFFFLLVAHLTATCAAAQKVKESGPVVNGRPMSYWLRTWVEKTTNVSQRIEATKAFKQAGTNVIPYLLDQLTVGDAVSARTDPSDPNSVEERKQALEQTIAAEAALRYMGSCVTSAIPELTKLMASTNSGAVVAAAEILSDLGPAGVRVLVRGLTNTNHEARQAIPGVLRHMATRNAGTNLLAELPALFNALDTLPMDAAFDCTDAIVQSVVAEFIRRLDSTNSSTRYISAKTLGQLGTSAQSAIPDLEKLRNDPDQDVRNAADWALRRIRRNP; encoded by the coding sequence ATGAAAACGTTCTTCTTCCTTCTAGTCGCTCATCTGACGGCCACCTGTGCTGCAGCGCAGAAGGTGAAGGAATCCGGTCCGGTCGTCAATGGTCGTCCGATGAGCTACTGGCTGCGCACATGGGTTGAGAAAACCACGAATGTTAGCCAGCGGATTGAGGCCACCAAGGCATTCAAACAAGCGGGTACGAACGTCATTCCCTACCTGCTCGATCAACTCACAGTGGGTGATGCAGTAAGCGCGCGGACGGACCCTAGCGACCCCAATAGCGTTGAAGAACGAAAGCAAGCTTTGGAACAGACCATCGCGGCGGAAGCTGCGCTGAGATACATGGGTTCGTGTGTCACGTCCGCAATCCCTGAACTCACCAAGTTGATGGCCTCAACTAATTCTGGTGCGGTTGTAGCGGCTGCTGAGATTCTTTCCGACCTTGGCCCAGCGGGGGTTCGTGTGTTGGTCAGAGGGCTCACCAATACCAACCACGAGGCGCGCCAGGCAATCCCCGGTGTGCTAAGACATATGGCAACAAGAAACGCGGGAACGAACCTTCTTGCGGAACTTCCGGCACTGTTCAACGCCCTTGACACGCTTCCAATGGACGCGGCTTTTGATTGCACCGACGCGATTGTTCAAAGTGTGGTTGCCGAGTTCATCCGTCGCCTGGATAGCACGAATTCAAGCACACGCTACATCAGCGCAAAGACGCTGGGACAGTTGGGCACGAGCGCCCAGTCAGCCATTCCGGATCTTGAGAAACTCAGAAATGACCCCGACCAGGATGTTCGCAATGCTGCCGATTGGGCATTGCGCCGAATCCGCCGCAATCCCTGA
- a CDS encoding beta-galactosidase, whose protein sequence is MHAPKIKWLARWWYGWMMCTVAGWVTAADSQVIDLRPFWDERKPLANPHKGWYHHYPDNHINKYQVTNDQDLLTFPGMDHLYIRLAWAYLEPEEGRFQWEVIDRLIEKWTRHGLGIAFRISCKETSTDRPEQQYATPRWVKEAGARGGYYWDGKEVGPDGPWEPDFGDPIFLAKLENFLRAFAARYDQQPWLRYVDVGSIGDWGEGHSWAGSHKECGLDVRLKHLELHRRYFKRALLVVSDDLVYAIKDPAER, encoded by the coding sequence ATGCATGCCCCCAAGATTAAATGGCTGGCTCGCTGGTGGTACGGTTGGATGATGTGCACGGTGGCAGGGTGGGTGACGGCGGCGGATTCCCAGGTGATTGACCTGCGCCCTTTTTGGGATGAACGCAAGCCTTTGGCCAATCCGCACAAGGGCTGGTACCACCATTATCCGGATAATCACATCAACAAGTACCAGGTCACCAATGACCAGGATTTGCTCACCTTTCCCGGCATGGACCATTTGTACATCCGGCTGGCGTGGGCTTATTTGGAGCCGGAGGAGGGCCGGTTTCAGTGGGAGGTGATTGACCGGCTGATTGAGAAGTGGACCCGCCACGGCTTGGGCATTGCGTTTCGCATCAGTTGCAAGGAGACCAGCACTGACCGCCCCGAGCAACAATACGCCACGCCCCGCTGGGTCAAGGAGGCCGGAGCACGGGGCGGGTATTACTGGGATGGCAAGGAAGTCGGCCCCGACGGCCCCTGGGAGCCGGACTTTGGGGACCCGATTTTTCTGGCCAAACTGGAGAATTTTCTGCGGGCATTTGCCGCACGGTATGACCAACAACCGTGGCTGCGGTATGTGGATGTGGGGAGCATCGGGGATTGGGGCGAGGGCCACTCCTGGGCTGGCAGCCACAAGGAATGCGGCCTGGACGTGCGGCTGAAGCATTTGGAGCTGCATCGCCGTTATTTCAAGCGCGCCTTGCTGGTGGTGTCGGATGATTTGGTGTATGCCATCAAAGACCCGGCGGAACGCTAG
- a CDS encoding DUF4832 domain-containing protein, whose translation MSYRDDSILVNGYLVSHSATFTVRSPEFFADVFQKVPTVLELEHYGAVKKQGNWDARPGSNAARHGQGKTGPDYFRGALGLLRATYIGYHGYAHEWLADNRELTGELLNRCGYWYFPHRVVLPAKLLRKENTAMEVFWENRGVAPAYHDYLLGVRLEQDGKRTFEVRLRSGNRRWLPGAREPYRETYLLPLSEGLAPGKHALKIKLWWPEGNRDVLLPLADKLKDKENYYHIGEVEVAAEK comes from the coding sequence ATGAGTTACCGCGACGACAGCATCCTGGTGAACGGTTACCTGGTCAGCCACAGCGCCACCTTCACCGTGCGCAGTCCGGAGTTTTTTGCGGACGTTTTCCAAAAGGTGCCCACAGTGCTGGAGTTGGAGCATTATGGCGCCGTCAAGAAACAGGGCAATTGGGACGCCCGGCCCGGCTCGAATGCGGCGCGGCACGGCCAGGGAAAAACCGGGCCGGATTATTTCCGGGGTGCGCTGGGATTGCTGCGGGCCACCTACATAGGCTACCACGGTTACGCGCACGAATGGCTGGCGGACAATCGGGAGCTGACGGGCGAGCTGTTGAATCGGTGCGGCTACTGGTATTTCCCGCATCGGGTGGTGCTGCCTGCCAAATTATTGCGGAAGGAAAATACCGCGATGGAAGTGTTTTGGGAAAACCGCGGCGTGGCACCGGCCTATCACGATTATCTGCTGGGCGTTCGTTTGGAGCAGGACGGCAAGCGGACGTTCGAGGTTCGGCTCAGGTCCGGCAACCGCCGCTGGCTGCCCGGCGCCCGGGAGCCTTATCGCGAAACCTATCTCCTGCCCCTGTCCGAGGGACTCGCGCCGGGCAAACATGCCCTGAAAATAAAGCTGTGGTGGCCGGAGGGGAATCGGGATGTCTTGTTGCCGCTGGCGGACAAACTGAAAGACAAGGAGAATTATTACCACATAGGCGAAGTGGAAGTGGCAGCGGAGAAATAG
- a CDS encoding class I SAM-dependent methyltransferase: MTMHGNLLRLPMLAVFLCARLAAAADGLPLTAPDYEQFTPAAAARMSEAARTNLSPVYPALAEYLVERFQLAHRAGVGVDVGGGPGSLTLELSRRTPRFYWINTDINTFHATAFFARALTLDCAGRVGMIFADAHHLPFRNDYADFVVSRGSIPFWAEPKTALAEIYRVLKPGGQAFIGRGFSPNLPLDVARRVRENQGSGVPRYDVAETMKSWQRLMLELGIKDFEIIHPREDQREVNYGVWLRFSKPSTHSP; encoded by the coding sequence ATGACGATGCATGGCAACCTCCTCCGCCTGCCTATGCTGGCAGTCTTTCTTTGCGCCCGCCTCGCCGCCGCCGCGGATGGCCTGCCGCTCACGGCGCCGGACTATGAACAATTCACCCCCGCCGCCGCGGCGCGCATGAGTGAAGCGGCGCGCACCAACCTGTCGCCCGTGTACCCGGCGCTGGCCGAGTATCTGGTGGAGCGTTTCCAGCTCGCCCACCGGGCCGGGGTGGGGGTGGACGTGGGCGGCGGCCCCGGTTCGCTGACCCTCGAATTAAGCCGGCGCACGCCGCGCTTTTACTGGATTAACACCGATATCAACACCTTCCACGCGACGGCCTTTTTCGCGCGCGCTCTCACCCTGGATTGTGCCGGGCGGGTAGGCATGATTTTTGCCGATGCTCATCACCTGCCTTTCCGCAACGATTACGCGGATTTTGTGGTGTCCCGCGGCTCCATTCCCTTTTGGGCCGAGCCTAAAACGGCGCTGGCGGAGATTTACCGCGTGCTCAAGCCGGGCGGCCAGGCGTTCATCGGCCGCGGCTTTTCTCCCAACCTGCCCCTGGACGTCGCCCGGCGTGTGCGTGAAAACCAGGGCAGCGGTGTCCCCCGCTATGACGTGGCGGAGACCATGAAGTCATGGCAGCGCCTGATGTTAGAGCTGGGCATCAAGGACTTCGAAATCATCCATCCGCGCGAAGACCAACGGGAAGTCAATTACGGCGTGTGGTTGCGATTTTCCAAGCCCTCCACCCACTCCCCCTAA
- a CDS encoding RHS repeat-associated core domain-containing protein, whose product MGLASRDYETGLAGAVDLGEHTSPACALRRPAEGKSFLHTSHAATEQWIAQYKYGPFGELLRATGPLAQTFNHLFSTKYFDWETSLYYYAHRYYNPHTGRWPSRDPINENGGVNLYGFVRNDPIRRYDALGQADGAVGWPYPDPKPGEPPPSYPPPMPFPKPPSKIFKNYDCSCCREKEVNDGLVELKRRFGLAQSFLDKRLKPADMDPDGATSCAACKERVLQFMEPTPRCWICFMDRRWDQDPNNPPRGGGTFWDENFIHCFTANPSKIEKEIVFDYFEYRYYNGKKGNGTYEGSGLGEFYKRHPYPGKSEAGGLPRWGNCNEPDKQWNPDYGTFTPLGVPQ is encoded by the coding sequence GTGGGTTTGGCTTCTAGGGATTATGAAACAGGGTTGGCGGGCGCTGTTGATCTCGGGGAGCACACGTCTCCGGCGTGTGCCCTTCGGCGTCCCGCCGAGGGGAAGTCATTCCTCCACACGTCGCATGCGGCCACAGAGCAATGGATTGCGCAATACAAATACGGCCCGTTTGGCGAGCTCCTCCGCGCCACTGGACCCCTGGCCCAGACCTTCAATCACCTCTTCTCCACCAAATACTTTGACTGGGAAACCAGCCTCTACTACTACGCCCACCGCTACTATAATCCCCACACTGGAAGATGGCCATCCAGAGACCCCATCAACGAGAACGGCGGTGTGAATCTCTACGGGTTCGTCCGGAATGATCCAATTCGCCGCTATGATGCGCTTGGGCAAGCCGACGGTGCTGTTGGTTGGCCGTATCCAGACCCCAAGCCTGGCGAACCGCCTCCTTCATATCCGCCACCGATGCCCTTCCCGAAGCCTCCATCAAAAATCTTCAAGAATTACGACTGTTCTTGTTGCAGAGAGAAGGAAGTCAACGACGGCCTCGTTGAACTAAAGCGCCGCTTCGGGCTGGCGCAGAGCTTTCTCGACAAGAGGCTGAAGCCCGCGGATATGGATCCCGATGGCGCGACGAGTTGCGCAGCCTGCAAAGAAAGGGTTCTGCAGTTCATGGAGCCGACACCCCGATGCTGGATTTGCTTCATGGACCGCAGATGGGATCAGGATCCGAACAACCCGCCTCGTGGAGGCGGGACGTTTTGGGATGAGAACTTCATTCATTGCTTCACCGCAAATCCAAGCAAGATTGAAAAGGAAATCGTCTTCGACTACTTTGAATACCGCTATTACAACGGTAAGAAAGGCAACGGCACTTACGAGGGATCGGGTCTCGGCGAGTTCTACAAACGCCACCCTTACCCGGGAAAAAGCGAAGCCGGAGGTCTTCCAAGGTGGGGCAACTGCAATGAGCCGGACAAGCAGTGGAATCCGGATTACGGGACGTTCACTCCCCTGGGGGTGCCCCAATGA